In Syngnathus scovelli strain Florida chromosome 16, RoL_Ssco_1.2, whole genome shotgun sequence, the genomic stretch atttgctGCAATTGGGATTATTGTATATCAGCAATCAAACAATAATGCAATACAGTTCAACAAACTGTTGAAGAGTAAGAATGCGCTTTTGATTGACGCTGCAGTTACTTTGACCAATCTTTATTATTGTAGTTAATGAACTGCAGAACTATGTAGGTCATTTACTTTCAAGTATTGTTTAAATAAGATCATTTATATGACCTGTAGTGTAATGCATTAAATTACAACTACAATAATTAAcatataaaattacaaattttgtAGTACCTTTTATATTGCCAACCATACTGACCAATACTATATTTGTAGAGGCTTTTTCCTCCCATACAGAATAATTTTATTTGCATGCTACTGCAACCGTACATGAAATAAAACGtagagtcaccaaatgtttcgaTAATCAAGCATTTAATTCTAATTTTGATTAATGACAGATTTAAGTGATGaagtatgtttattttatttcatggttTTAAGGTTGCTGATATGGCCCTCTGTGTAAACGGAACGGTGCTTTGTTTACTCCGGACGAGTCATGACGGTACACCACTTGGTGACAAAACGGAACTTTGCTTTGTTTACTCCGGACGAGTTATGACGGTACACCATACAAAGCTGATGGAAGGAGGTGTGTCGTCCGCCTAGCTCACATTCGAGGTCagttttaaatcacattttgcaGATTTGTAGTTTGGTAAAACACATTTGAGACAACTTGCTTGTCCGTACGTTTAATGACACCATCTATTTTCATTGAGGTTCTCGCTTCTACAGACATTTAGGCATGCCATTTTTAAAGGAGCTTAATTTCTGCATTGAAATCCTGCAAGCTCACAATGTCCTCATATATTTCCAAGCAGATGACTCCGAGGTTCTACTGTTCTAAGATTATGATTAAAAAGCCATGAACCAGATCATCCTTCAACATGATAATGTGCTGTCAGATGTTCACATGTTCCTGCCTAAGGCTCGCCAACGAATGACACGCCTTAACAATGTTGGACAGCCTGGTATGTATAAGgcaaatgtatatttaatttttgAATGCTATGCACTAGAATTACAGGTAGCCAAATTCAATATTCAACAATTcatcttgggttttttttggtgttcCTTATGTAAGCACATGCCTGGAATTTGACCCTGTGACATGTTGGTTGACTGTTTTATTTATAGCACCAACAACTGGAGATTGGACACAAAGTTGATATGCTGATTTATTCTGGATGAATGGCAACAGGTGTACACACTACAGTTtttatgaatatatttttttccatgtgtTCATCCAGTTTTCATCTCCAAATTCAAGTTTTTGTCCAATGCTGAAAAGCCGGAGAGGAATGATGAGGGCACAAGAGAAAATAGTGATACTGAAACACATTCTGCACAAGAAGACGATGAAGAAGAGGATAGTGAAAGAAATGTAGAACCGGCCTTGGATGAGGATGGAGATCTTGATGTCACACATAGGTAGGGAAGTGCTCCAGATCAGTTCCTGTAGCAGTTCTCATTACAAATGTTTTGCATTTCTTCAGACCTAGGAATGATTCTACAGGGGATGACAGCAGCAGGAGCAGAGAAGTAGTCTGCCCTGTCATTCTCAAGCAATCCCATAAGTCTGCACTGCAAAACGAAGATGATGAGACAGATGAGTGCTTTGACGACATTATACGGCTCGGTAAGGATCAAACTATCATGGTATTGGAAAAGCTGTTTTTGTTATTTGGTCAAACTGTAGGACACATTTGaacaattttgtttgttttatgtaCATTGCAGAGCATACTATGGCAACACCCTTAGAGGATGTTGGCAAACAGGTTAGTAAAGTTACCGTGACCCCTCAGTCTCGTAGATTTGTGGTATTTTAAGGAAGCATGTAAAGTGGTTTTAAAAGCAAAGCCAGAAAAACAAGCCGTTGTTACCAGTTAAAAATAACTAAGGTGAACATTTGCTACTTCATTGGCTGCTTCAACAAGCGATTGGGTTCCACCAGGTTTGGAGAGGAGCGTTACTTTTGGCCGACTTCATCCTCTCGAAGCCACTCCTGTTCAAAGGAGCAACAGTTGTGGAGTTAGGCGCCGGTGCCGGTTTAACCAGCATCATCATGGCCACTTTAGCCAAACGAGTGTACTGCACAGGTATGGCTTTAGGAAGTTCACTTAGTTAGTTAGAACTTAGTTTGAAgttcaaaatgtctttttaaTGTGTGGTATTTTTATAAAGATTAAATGTCGTGTTTCAGATGTCGGCGAGGACCTATTAAGCATGTGCCGAAGAAACATATCTTTAAATGAACACATGATTGAGCGTGCAGGTGAGTCATTTGCAAAAAGAACTAATTACTTTACAATTTCAACGCAACTCGTTACATCCCGCCATTTTCATTAGCGCCTCAAGTGAGCTGGAGTCTATGCCAGCTTCCATTTTAAATTTCAATAACAGGATTTCTCTAAATGTCTAagattttatttgaaaaaaaaaaaatggatacacTGTTATATTTATCCACCAGGTGGTGAAGTGAGAGTGAGACAGTTGGATTGGCTCCAGTCTGACCTTTGTACAGGTAATAAAGACAATTGTATGTATGAAAagtacttgtggtattgttattAGTGGCATTAGTTcacttttttacttttaaaatgtgttgttCTGTGATACTTGTTTCAGAATTTCCAGATTTTTTGGGAAAGTGGGGTGTTCTTTGAATGACATCCTCATCCTTAACCTCATGCTGATCCTTACCAGTAATTAACAGTAGCAAAAAGTAAAATATGGCTCTTCTTTAATtatttgtttgtccatgtgtctCCCCTTTAGATCCTGATGTTGACCTTAGCTGGACAGAGGAGGAAGTAGCTGATATACATGACAACACCAGCTTCATTATTGCTGCTGATGGTAGGTAAAgttggttcatttttaatttgactaACTCTGTTGAAAATTTAGcacttgctttgttttcatgTTAAAACATTAAACCCAGCCTCCACACTATGTCTTCAAAACTGCTTAATGTGTGACAGAGTTTCAAATGAGAacatttttttcgggggggggggggcgtttgcATAATTCCGAGGGCCGATAGCGattaatgttggtgaagaagttACCTATTACATGTTCAAGCTGTCACAGCTAGTTACTGTTATGCTTTGTGAAGTGTACCGTATTTAATGTCCCCATGTAAGCCAGATTTTTCTGCTCTAATACTGCACTGGCCAAAATTCCACATTTCACTTTGGTATGTTTTACTTTTACTCACCAGTGCTGATGAAAAAGCAGAATACTTCTTTTGTCTCTGTTTTCGTGTCACCAGTTTGCTATGACGATGACCTGACAGATGGCCTCTTCCGAACACTGTACCGACTATGCAGTAACTTTGCTCACGCCTGCACCGTCTTTATATCCATTGAAAAAAGGTAAACACAGACACCGAGCGGTCTTCCCATTTAATACAAGCAAAAATCACTCAGCATTATATCATTTGTAGTTACCCATCAATGTTAATTTAATataggttattttataaaaatagGTATGTCCATAAAACCACCACAGTTATTATGAAGTTGTACTCTGGTGTTGTCAAGGTTCAACTTCACCCTACGAAATATGGACGTATCCTGCGACGCCTACAACCACTTCAGACATTGCCTTTCCCAGCTCGAGGACCTGGTGGATGGACAATGTAGCTACACAGTGGAACA encodes the following:
- the mettl22 gene encoding methyltransferase-like protein 22; the protein is MNQIILQHDNVLSDVHMFLPKARQRMTRLNNVGQPVFISKFKFLSNAEKPERNDEGTRENSDTETHSAQEDDEEEDSERNVEPALDEDGDLDVTHRPRNDSTGDDSSRSREVVCPVILKQSHKSALQNEDDETDECFDDIIRLEHTMATPLEDVGKQVWRGALLLADFILSKPLLFKGATVVELGAGAGLTSIIMATLAKRVYCTDVGEDLLSMCRRNISLNEHMIERAGGEVRVRQLDWLQSDLCTDPDVDLSWTEEEVADIHDNTSFIIAADVCYDDDLTDGLFRTLYRLCSNFAHACTVFISIEKRFNFTLRNMDVSCDAYNHFRHCLSQLEDLVDGQCSYTVEQIPSTFPQFLQYERIDQLELWKVTAKRVPFDEAQSNSKQCTS